The Buteo buteo chromosome 5, bButBut1.hap1.1, whole genome shotgun sequence DNA segment TGCTTATACATCGCCAGTTACCTACTTTATCAGACATTAAGAGATACTTGCATTCACACCAATTTTCTCCCAAGAGCTCCACTACAGTGTTCCTCTCCAATTATCCACATTCtattttctgctgaatttgACGGACTGTTTGTTTATGCAGTTGTAAGAATAGATCCATACTACTTAGCCCTTGCAAAAAAAGCACTTTAGAAAGCTAATTTTTAAGTTTCatatcattattttaataaagcatCAGTTGCAGATTGAAAGTTTATCTAGGACCAACACAGAGTCATGCTTTTCAAAACTACAACACTCATTCCAGTTAGCCCCTTTCCCTCCATATCCACACAAACCTTCATTCCTTACTTGTGCTTATCAAAAATGGCAGCATATGTaacagtttcagaaataatttgtttgttCCAGTACAACCTGCTGAAATCTGAACAATTTGAAACAGTATTTAAACgtcttttttaatacatttgcaAAATTCAAGCCAGTGATTACTTGCAATGCCTAGTATTCTGAACAAGGAAAAATCGCATCAGATTTCCTTATTCATACCCCGCTTCCTTACTCAGTGGTAAAAGTCTAGTAAGGAGAACTGAGAATAAACTAGGTTACCTCTACCAGAGAGCTGTATATAACTGAAATTTCAGTGTTGTTTACATGGCATGTTATGAAGCTAAACTGGGGGTTTTAAGGATTGTTTGAGCTCATCTAGCTAGAtcactactaaaaaaaaaataaatgagggaAATCACTTCAATCTTgccttaaaaggaaaaaaccacaaaatttttATCTCTGCTGGTATCTTTTATGTATGCAGagtcaacagaaaaaacacaaaagttaGATCAGAGGACAAACGTGGAAAGAACATAAATTAAGGATCACACAGTTTAGTGAAAATATGAAgtcatttcatagaatcataggataATTTAGGTGGGAAGGCACCTCAGAATGTGTCTGGTtcagcctcctgctcaaagcagaatcAGCTACAAGGTCAGAGGAAGTTACTCAGAGTTTTATCCAGCTGAATCTCaaaaacctccaaggacagagactacacaacctctctgggcagtctgttccaatgcctgattATCCCTACAGTGataaagtttttcattttatccAAGCTGGACCTCTTTTGTTTCAATTTATACCTTTTTGCCTCTCATGCACCCACCACTCAACACTGTCAAGGGCCTGGTCCCGCTTTCTCCACAATCTTCCCACATATACCGAGGGGCTGCTATTAGGACTcccaaagccttctcttctctaaacaagccagttccctcagcctttcttcacagggcaagtgctccagtcCTCTGACTACCCTGGTGGCTTGACAATGagcttgctccatctctcttaTTAAGTTCAAAAGACTGAGGACAATGATTTGCAACTAAGCAATAAGCACTAAGCACAAAAAAAGCTGGGGAGTGACCAACTGCTTTTACATAACAGGTCTAAGTCCCATCCTTTCATTAGGTGAGACTGATTCAGTTCAATAATAAGGGACAGGCAGCACAAGTGCATACCTGGGGAAATAGTACTGTAGCTTCCTACAACGAAAggattatataaatattttccaatacCAGTCTATATTTCTCTAAAACATACAAATCTCTGAAAAGCTTCCTTAAGAaccttaaatgaaaataaagacatttcaaCAAACAAGAACATCATTGCAAAatcttatttttgcatttttcaggtaacaagggagagaaagatgCTTGTTAAATGCATTAGCTACAAGAACTAACCTTCAGTCTGCCACCACTAAGTTCTTCACTAAGTTTCAGTCGGGCATCAACAGTCCTTTTCAAGTCTCGCTGTAAACGGCGACCAAAGTCCCTGAACATGGTTGAGCCTCCAGAGAGGACAATATTCTGTTTTGAGTAACAAAACTTATTAACCACTTCTGAAAACACAAGTCTTCAACTTTACCCAGTTCTTAAATTCTAAACATAGTTTTTAAAACTACAGTTAGCAGGCAtgcttttactttgttttaaattatctaACACTTCAGCATGACAGAATACGAATTCACAAAGAGGTTGTCACATTAAAATTGGCTGTGctttaaaatccatttataCCTACATACATCTCACTTTCTGTAATCAGATTTATGTTTCcgttacttctttttcttttaaataagagtTTGAGTAATGAAACATCACATTCTGAAAAAGTGTAAGTGAACAACATAAAGCCTTCTGCATATTGGACTTATTTCTAGAAAAATGGttaatttggggtttggtttttttaaatagagtttcaaatacatatttcaataaaaaacaCAATCTTTCTGaaacaagtattaaaaaaatcattatagcTACTGACCTTATACAGAGGACGTCTAACATCAATGGGACAATTCTGAATAACTTCATCTACTACTTCTGAGATTGGTTGCGTAAAGTCGGGGTTAGCAAACTACAATCAAGAATAAAATCAAGACAAGTCAACATGTAGGACCATGTATTGCAAAAGAAAGggggcagagagaaaaagggaatggAAAGAACCATCCTATTATACTAGAGACATCATGAAAACTAATAATAGAAATACTTATGTTAGCTATTTTTGCTGCCATttataaaagattttaaagaataataaacCTAAAGTATCTCTTTAGGTTTTATATAAGCTCTATAAGCTGTTCTCTTAGATAGTTTTTGTTAGCTGTAATAGGTCAAAGAATATACGCCCTTCTCAGATGCTGAGCACCAAGGCAAAACAGTGTAACATgaaaaaacactgcaacagAAGAATGTATAGGGATTTGGGGcaggaagaaggggagaaagaaaaaaaaaaaaaaaaaaaggctttattcccttttaatttttcccaacACTGGAAGAGAGACTGAGGGTATATAGGCAAGAAGACAGAATATTTAGAAACTTGACTTTTCAACAGACAGGTAAGAAAACAGGGTACAATATGGTGAGACCTGGATATTCTATTAAAAATTGCAAGATGAAAATATGGGGTTAGTAAtccatttactttaaaaatttaaaatatagtgCTTTGTTTAGGTATCAACCTGAATTTGTGTAAAGATTACTAGCAATCAAGGATCAAAACCACATTGACTTACAACAATAGCTGATATCTATTTACAAATAAGGAGAAATATAAGTCAGGATAACCACTTCTTTACaagtttgtaaatatttatatgctATCATCTAAAATGCACCTAAAACAAAATGTGTAGACAATTCAAATCAACTTACCTCAGGATGGAAGAAAATCTCTGGCCCCAAGAATCTCTCATAGCCAACATCAATGGTAAATTCTTTCTTTGAGATAGCATTAATTCCAGTATACTGTTTAATCCACTTTGTACCATCTGTGTCATACTTGTTAAATTCTTTTACTAAGTCAGGGCAAACATAACTAAAGCGTTCCTGAAAATTGAATATGTACAGTTAGAAGTATCATCTTAAGTAGAGCAAGGAAGATGGTATGAACTTAAAAGTTTAAATAactacactttttaaaaaataagatttttaaattggCAGATACAGACTAGGCCTCAAAAACGGGTGAACTGACATTTACTGTATACAGTTAGATAATGGCTCTGCTACTACAAATCATTTCTGTGCGGCActgaaagcagcacagcttgctgagctaaattacttttcttctatttttcctcTAAACTTCTACAACAGTGAGAAATGAGTTCTAAAGTATATTGAAGAACTGGCATAGAAATGAGGTTTAAGTGTACTTCAAGCTGAATGTCTTTCAGAAtagctttgcattaaaaaaaagaacatatcaACATTCAGAAAGtataaaaaagtaattacagCTCTTTACATTACACATCCCACCAAGAACACTTCCTACTGAATgttacaatagtaataataaggGAGTGGAGGAAAAAGGGGAGAAGTGAAGAGTGAAAGACTAAAGAGTGAAATTCTAGGCCAAATTGAGTATAACCCAACCTTAAGTTTAAGGTATTTCATGTTACTTTATTATCTagacatttttatattatttagaAACAGAGCACCATTACTTGGATGGATGATGATTTTAAGAgattattgtattttaaaaatagatatcAAGCTTTGATCTAAAATAACATTAACATCTGCAATGTTCACGTTACCTTCACTGCTTTAGCTGTTTCCAAAGATTGTTCAGGAGGAATTCCTACTTCTCGCTCCCTCAGCAACTGCTGAATGAAGTATGTTATATCTCGCCCAGCAATTGGAATGTGTTTGATACAGCTGCCAATCACGTATCCTTCAGcctataaataaaattaattgggAGAAAGATACTGACAAAAACTCCTCCAAAGCttaggagagagaaagacatGGAGTCTAAACTCCTATTCACTACCTGTGATTGTGAGATTGAAGCCCTTTAAGACTGGCTCATTTAATTACCAGAAATCCAATTCTTCAGTAGCCTTATTTTACTTATTAAAGTATTTCGCTTTGCATTGGTTCATAGTTCTTACAAGGTTAGGAGGAACAGAAAGGTCACTAGTACATAAGGCAGACAAATAGCTATACTCACTGTTCCTTggcctttattttctcttcaaaatgaGGTTACTCTTACCAAAAAGGTCAAGGAACCTTGTATcgtgaaatattattttagaataaatgaTGTGGCTCTGCAGTCACAGCCACTGATGTAAGACGTTACAATCCACATgaaccaaaattaattttctgaaagcagggagaaaatgcATCATTTCAGCACATTGAGACTGCTTAGAACATCAGACTGGCCCGTATTCATCCATCAGTCTACCCTTTAAGTCACACTCATCCTGGGGGCATTAAAAATATCTGGTCTAAATGCAGAAACCAAGTGTTCAAGACTGGCCTTCAACCTCACCAGACCTGCTACATTCAAACAGATAAATCCAGATATCACATTAATATTAAATGCTTAGAATTTCCTATATACAACTTACATTCCCATAAAAAGTTCTTTCTAACGTAGAAAACAATAAAGTCAGTAAAAATGTACCACTATTGTTAGCTTCACTACGGAGGTGTTTGTTAATTCCTCTTTATCTATTTCATTATAAAAGTGATATGCTATTGCTGTCAATCTGTTCAACATGTTTAAAAATTCCAGAAGCCAAGTGAATGTCACTCTACAAAGGAGCTTAATGCTTCAAGTGATATAGAATACCTACTCttaacttcagttaaaaaaaacaaacccacaaatcaGGAAAAGTTCGACTGTTTTAAACAGCAATTTGAACTAATaagtacaattaaaaaaaagttacccaTAGAAGGTTTAACTTATCAATTGTTTCCTCCATCTTATTGACATTCCTAGCTATACTTCAGTCTGTGTAGGTGTAAACTTCAGAGAAATCACAGGACAAACTGTTCACAAGTTAAATTGTTTCTATAGTTCTGATGTATACTTACCACAGGAATAACATGAGTGACACCATCACCACTGTCTATAACTGTGCCAGTCAGCGTTCGTTCTCCTACTTGTCTTGACGTCCAAGACGCAGCTAAGGCAAGGACAGCCTGGTAAAAGAacacatgcagaaaacagaTCTTAATAAAAACACTGCATTGCAGATTCCACCTTCTACTACCCCTCCCAAGAATACCCAGACTGACACCCTCACGGTCACTTACAGCATGGAAACTGATATAGTATTATTATATATGGTACACAAGAGCTTATGAAAAAGAGGCTGGATAAATGTAGTTTTTTGACTCCTGCCTGATGCTTTTTTAGCCATGTTCAAACACCATTTTTTGTTACTTCATAATGAGAGGGATTCAATTCTTGGCCTAATACCATTATTATGATGTGGTGTGTTGCTTGcttggttttttattattatttatttatgatgcAACAGATATTATACTCTACTGCTTAGAGGCCTTCTATACAGGTAACAGAAGAACAGTACCTAGCTAACAGACCACAGAATCAATGCATGTCAAACATATTGTGGTGAAACTGCTAACCAAAAGGACATAAAAGTATTCCAAACACCGCTCATACAGTTTTCATAGTGAAATTCATTTTAGCTCAAGGAGAAATACTGTAGGCTCTAACTTTCAACAGCCTTTCCCTTACCTGAACAGCAATATATAGCCCTGGAACATTGAAAGACTCGAACATGATTTCAGCAGTATATTCTCTATTTTCTGGAGTATTTAATGGAGGCTCAGTCTGcgagacaattaaaaaaaaaaaaaaaagcagccaagtTTTACTTACATTCAAATCAAACacttgactttaaaaaaaaaaatcaccaaatcCTAAGTTTTGAAGATAAGTCACTCAACAACAATagcatgtaaaaatattaatgtgaaAAGGGtgcttttaaagacaaatgGTGCAATTAAGAAAATCTATAAACTTATCTGACAATAACAGAATTTATGCAAACTGCATTGCAAAAACATGATGGTTtgagtgaaaacagaaaaacagaagtgcaaTAAAAACTTTATAGTAATTACTGCTTAAGAATTTACATCGAAGGTCCCCTTTGTGGGTTGGTTAGCTCATTACAACTTTTGATTTCACTTGAAAGAACCAAGGACTATCAATCTAAATATGTCAAAGGATGAAGTTTAGCACATTTAAAGaatgacaattatttttaaaaatatttcagcgactcaaagaaaaaagctggttttcttcAGATGGCAATCACTATAAAACAAGTTGACATGATCAGCTGTAGAAATGTACTCAACTGAGAGAAGCTAACAATAACATACAATACGCTACAATACTATGCtataatttccattaaaataccAAACATAATATTAAGTCTCTGCTCTGAAAGAGGATTTTGGTTAGTGCTACAgaatatttgaggaaaaaaaaaaaattaccactCTTGCATTGCATCAACTATGTAATAGGAGGGTAAAAAGAGGAGGGAGCCAGATTCTTCACAAaggtgacaggacaaggggccaTGAAGACAAACCACAACATGCAAAATCCTAAGTAGGTactaagagggaaaaaaggtaatgtgagggtggtcaaataTTGGAAAAGGGGCCCAGAGTTGTTATGGCATCTTGATCCTTGTTGATATTCAAAGCTTAGGTGGACACACCCTTAAGCAACTGGACCTCATTAGACCTGCTTCGAGAAGATCGTTGCATTAGATGTTTTTTAACAAGTATGACCAACACCTCTAATTCCAAACTTGCTCTATAAACGTCACACTAAAACACACTGCCTATTTCAATGGCCTCAAATAAAATACTAAGGAATAGCAGATACTTCACAATAACATTGACCTTAATTCAGTTCTAATCTGCCCAAATATGACAATCAATCTTTTGgatttcaccaaaaaaaaacccaaaaccaattCACTCTAGACACATCATCCAGGTGGCAGCATTGTACATAAttgcaattattttgtttttaaagtcaaaaCATACAAGTACTTTTTTGCCTCAAAAATGTAAACTTGATCATTGAATTCAGTGGATAAGCAATAGAAAAAAGTGATGAAGGAGACACAGTTTGGAGGGAAACGAGTagagaacaggaaaaagttTGCAGTTCAGACACTCTGACATCTTTAGAAAAGTAAAGAACCTGGATGGGATAAGCCAGATCAGGAAAGTTCCAGGTAATTCATATTTGctttagttttcaaaataagcaCATTCATATTTAAGAATCATTACATAAATCAGCACAAATATTCCTACTAGTCATATGCAATTTCATAAGTAACACAGTTTTACctaccaaaagaaaataatgatccTCGGGTTCTGCCCTTAGATACTTAAAGATTACTTGCTCCATAAACCTCTCCATCAAGTCCCAGTCTTCAACTATACCATGGCGGATGGGCCACTGTCGCAGAAGAATATCAAAATAGAattggaaacaaaagaaaaaaaaaattcagtgttttcaacTGCagtaaaagcatattttctaCAGACGCAAGAAACCTTGCATTAGGTTTTCCCTGTTCTGATCAATAGCAGAGACAATACATTGCACTTTTCTCAGTACAACAGAATGGTGGCACTAGGATAAACCAAAGGTTCCCCCTAGCCCAGTATCCTGACTGACATTGCTGGTAGAGGATCCCAAAGAACATGAAAGAATGTGGTTATTTCCGCTTAACACTGTCCTAGCCTCCCTTCACTTCAGAAGAAATACACATTCATGTACTGTTTTGCAAATTCCCACAGGCTCCAGAAGGTCAACAAAACTAATACCAAaccttattttccattaaaacagagttaataagaaaataagattaaagtTAACCAAAAAGCATTCTTAAGAAACTGTTTACTGTATAGCTGATGCTTTCTGAAGAGtattggaaaattattttaaaacatttctcttaaTACCTTGGTTGCATAAGTTGGTTTTTCTATTGCTTCATCCCCGATAAAGAAGTCTAAATCATCAACACCTTTCAAAACCCTCCTTTGTGCTTGATCGACCACTTTTGCTGATTCTTTGATAGCAATACCTTTAACAGAGAACACAAACAATAGTGTAGATCATATATCCTGCactaaaaaggagaaaaccccAACATCCAAAAATAGGAACACAAGGTAATTGTATTCATCCTTTGTTTCAGGCATAAGCACAGAAGAggtaaataaaacacagataaTTTGAATTCCAATCATAGGTAAACAGAATTAGGATTTATAAAGTACTGACCCAAATACAGATTTAATTGTTAGACACTCAACATGCAATCAGGgagataaaatataaaaagaatcaCTAAGATAGGGTATCCCTACAGATCACATCTTATTCAAAAGTGTGCTAATTTTCTGCACACTccactaataaaaaaaaaaaaaaaagaatgcagtCATAGAAGTTGTataaagagcaagaaagaaaacatgttgcCATTATATAAATAGATGTTTTACTTCACTTGCACCAATTTGATTTCTGGACATACTATGAAAGTGAGATATGGCACACAAAAGGGACTCAATAGCAACTAAGTAAGCAAATAACATGTCCaaaagaaggcaggaaggaagaagtAGGAGAAAATGTAAggcatacagaaaaagaaaattggacagaaataaaaggagtatttttaaaaggacagaaatttGTATGGCCATATGATGCACCTTTAGAtgctttaaaacagattttcacaAAGCCTATGTTTAATTTCTCCCTTTAAATCCTACTTCTATCTTATCATTAAGAATAGGATGGagaatttcatttaagaaagaCTATAAATCTCTTCCTTCACTTCAGGGAATAACTGGCAAAAGTTAAGAGCTTTATCTTGACAATTTATTCCTTCCAGGATAATTACTCatcataaataaagaaaaaagtttttatcagaaaaatactGGCTTAGGCTAAACACACGATCAGTGATTAGATATCACAGGAACACAGATGGTTCCCCTTCCTCATCTTTTGCATCAGCCTCCTGGCTACCAGGGTTGCAGCGCCAGCAATacctgctgtattttttcaagTCTTACTAATTGCCTTTAAACACAATCCTTTACACAAACAACGAAATTCATATATATAAGAAGCATTAATATCAGCCTCAATTATTCAAAGGTGGTAATCCACAAGCTCTTTCAAAGGCAGAATTATTTTGCTAATTCTCACCTTCAGTAAGAGGTTCTGTTTGCTCATGactaagattaaaaaaagtgatgaaaacGGCTGCTGCAGCCTCAAGCCCACCGGACATGGGGCGGCACAGGTACTGGATTTGGAAATCAATAGCATGCTAGGGTAAAGCACCGATAGTTCACTGATGCTCCTCATAGTTCCCCCTTCTCTTCCCATAAAGAGCaacaaaagcagagctgtgcagccAGAGAAACTAAAAAGTTAAGTGTTGTGAAAGACTGAACAGGATAAAACAGGAGACATTATTTTGAgctcttcaggaagaaaactgaatcATACTGTAACTTCTGTAGCAGCtcacaggagagcagagaggaagcaAAAGTCTGGAGGAAGCCAAATAGCATGGGGGGGTAAATAGGAAGTAGAACCTAAAATCACAGGGAAGGAGATGTCACAAGGCCAGCGTTTGCTGCAAGTGAAAAGAAGAATCTTGCCGAAT contains these protein-coding regions:
- the ACTR3 gene encoding actin-related protein 3; translated protein: MAGRLPACVVDCGTGYTKLGYAGNTEPQFIIPSCIAIKESAKVVDQAQRRVLKGVDDLDFFIGDEAIEKPTYATKWPIRHGIVEDWDLMERFMEQVIFKYLRAEPEDHYFLLTEPPLNTPENREYTAEIMFESFNVPGLYIAVQAVLALAASWTSRQVGERTLTGTVIDSGDGVTHVIPVAEGYVIGSCIKHIPIAGRDITYFIQQLLREREVGIPPEQSLETAKAVKERFSYVCPDLVKEFNKYDTDGTKWIKQYTGINAISKKEFTIDVGYERFLGPEIFFHPEFANPDFTQPISEVVDEVIQNCPIDVRRPLYKNIVLSGGSTMFRDFGRRLQRDLKRTVDARLKLSEELSGGRLKPKPIDVQVITHHMQRYAVWFGGSMLASTPEFYQVCHTKKDYEEIGPSICRHNPVFGVMS